The following are from one region of the Muntiacus reevesi chromosome 3, mMunRee1.1, whole genome shotgun sequence genome:
- the FAM171B gene encoding protein FAM171B, which translates to MARLSRRVPCTLLLGLAAVLLKARLVPAAARAELSRSDLSLIQQQQQRQREEAEEERPEVPGASATVAAPVSVFMLKVQVNDIISRQYLSQAVVEVFVNYTKTNSTVTRNNGAVLIRVPYKLGLSLTIIAYKDGYVLTPLPWKTRRMPIYSSVTLSLFPQNQANIWLFEDTILITGKLADAKSQPSVQFSKALIKLPNNHHISNVTGYLTVLQQFLKVDNFLYTTGITLNKSGFESIELTPLAAICVKIYSGGKELKVDGSIQISLPLLHTNDVSAGDHIPAWTFDMNTGAWVNHGQGMVKEYNSHLIWTYDAPHLGYWIAAPLPGTRGSGINGDSKDITAYHTVFLTAILGGTIVIVIGFFAVLLCYCRDKCGTPQKRERNTTKLEVLKRDQTTSTTHINHISSVKVALKTEDKSQLFNAKSSSYSPQKKESSKVEAEERVSMVKTRDNLKIYNEDVSFLSVNQNNYSRNPAQSLESNVGSKQLKHVNNNMSSSLGDTQEEKRYLTGNEEAYGHSHIPEQIMHIYSQPIAILQTSDLFPTPEQLHPAKSATLPRKGQLVYGQLMEPVNRENFTQTLPKMPMHSHAQPPDAREENIPLEGQQSLPSQTSDWSRYSNSLLESVSVPGTLNEAVVMTPFSSELQGISEQTLLELSKGKPSPHPRAWFVSLDGKPVAQVRHSFIDLKKGKRAQSNDTSLDSGVDMNEHHSSRKLEREKTFIKSMHQPKILYLEDLDLSSSESGTTVCSPEDPALRHILDGGSGAIMEHPGEESPGRKSTAEDFEANISPTKKRGRPPPLAKRDSKTNIWKKREERPLIPIN; encoded by the exons tGTCTGTATTTATGCTGAAAGTCCAGGTGAATGACATCATCAGTCGTCAGTACCTGAGCCAAGCAGTTGTAGAAGTGTTTGTAAACTACACAAAGACAAACTCCACAGTAACTAGAAACAATGGAGCAGTGCTGATAAGAGTACCCTACAAGTTAGGACTCAGCTTGACCATTATTGCTTACAAAGATGGCTACGTGTTGACACCTCTACCTTGGAAGACCAGAAGAATGCCAA TATATTCATCAGTTACACTTTCATTGTTCCCACAAAACCAAGCAAATATATGGCTATTTGAAGACACTATTTTAATTACTGGAAAATTAGCTG ATGCCAAATCTCAACCAAGTGTTCAGTTTTCAAAAGCCTTAATTAAACTACCCAACAACCATCATATTAGCAATGTTACAGGCTACCTTACAGTTCTACAACAGTTTTTGAAAGtggataattttctgtatacaactGGCATTACTCTCAATAAGTCAG GTTTTGAAAGCATTGAATTAACTCCTCTTGCTGCAATATGTGTGAAAATATATTCTGGAGGAAAAGAATTAAAGGTGGATGGCTCTATTcaaatttctcttcctcttctacaTACAAATGATGTAAGTGCAGGGGATCACATACCTGCCTGGACATTTGATATGAACACAG GTGCGTGGGTAAATCATGGCCAGGGAATGGTCAAGGAATATAACAGTCATTTGATTTGGACATATGATGCACCACATTTGGGCTACTGGATAGCAGCTCCACTTCCAGGAACTAGAG GGTCAGGTATAAATGGAGATTCAAAGGACATAACTGCCTACCACACAGTATTTCTTACAGCCATATTAGGAGGAACAATAGTCATTGTCATTGGATTTTTTGCTGTACTTCTTTGTTACTGCAG GGATAAGTGTGGTACTccacagaaaagagaaagaaataccacTAAACTTGAGGTCCTCAAGAGAGACCAGACAACTTCAACAACTCACATAAATCACATCAGTTCAGTCAAAGTTGCATTAAAGACTGAGGACAAATCACAGTTATTCAATGCAAAAAGCTCCTCATACAGCCCTCAGAAAAAGGAATCATCCAAGGTGGAAGCAGAAGAAAGAGTTTCCATGGTGAAAACTCgggataatttaaaaatctacaacGAAGATGTTTCGTTTCTGTCAGTCAATCAAAATAATTACTCCAGAAACCCAGCACAGTCTTTGGAGTCCAATGTAGGGTCCAAACAACTTAAACATGTTAACAACAATATGTCTTCGTCTCTAGGTGATACGCAAGAGGAAAAGAGGTATCTCACAGGTAATGAAGAGGCATATGGGCATTCCCACATTCCAGAGCAGATCATGCACATCTACAGCCAGCCCATAGCCATCCTTCAAACATCTGACCTCTTCCCCACTCCAGAGCAGTTGCATCCTGCTAAGTCAGCCACTCTGCCGAGAAAGGGACAGTTAGTCTATGGCCAACTGATGGAGCCAGTAAATAGAGAGAACTTTACACAGACATTACCGAAAATGCCAATGCATTCTCATGCCCAGCCCCCAGATGCCAGGGAAGAGAACATCCCACTGGAAGGTCAACAGAGTTTGCCATCCCAAACTTCAGATTGGAGCCGGTATTCAAACAGCCTCCTCGAATCTGTTTCTGTCCCTGGAACACTAAATGAAGCTGTTGTAATGACTCCCTTTTCATCAGAGCTTCAAGGAATTTCAGAACAGACCCTCCTAGAACTGTCCAAAGGAaagccctctccccaccccagagccTGGTTTGTGTCTCTTGATGGAAAGCCGGTCGCACAGGTGAGGCACTCCTTCATAGACCTGAAAAAGGGCAAGAGAGCCCAGAGCAATGACACGAGTCTGGACTCTGGggtggacatgaatgagcaccaCTCAAGTAGAAAACTGGAGAGGGAGAAAACGTTCATCAAAAGCATGCATCAGCCTAAGATCCTTTACTTAGAAGACTTAGACCTGAGCAGTAGTGAGAGTGGAACCACTGTCTGCTCTCCAGAGGACCCAGCTTTAAGGCACATCCTAGATGGAGGGAGTGGAGCTATCATGGAGCACCCTGGGGAAGAGTCCCCAGGAAGAAAAAGCACCGCTGAAGATTTTGAAGCCAATATATCCCCCACTAAAAAAAGGGGCAGACCACCACCACTAGCCAAGAGAGATAGCAAAACTAACATCTGGAAGAAGCGAGAGGAACGCCCACTGATTCCCATAAATTAA